From one bacterium Scap17 genomic stretch:
- a CDS encoding GMC family oxidoreductase: MSDTDRHANDTAQQTHAHKHEHKHGHKHEHDYDYLIVGSGFGGSVCAHRLTEKGYRVAVMEQGKRWTPDNMPRSNWRLSRWLWRPMLGLRGFFTMSFFRHVIVLHGNAVGGGSITYAQTLLVPPDKAWDNGQWAGLNDWHAVMPAHYATAKQMLGVTTNRIIAPADHHLKRMAQVAGCEDTWYPTEVGIFFGPEGESATPAAGSAHPDPYFAGEGPERKICIGCGGCMMGCRHGAKNSLDKNYLYLAEKHGAQVHAKTKVIDVVPLNGKADGADGYAVTTVPSTFAGLYLGLGKRRVTCQSIVFAGSSLGTQELLFHLKDKGSLPNLSNALGKRVRTNAESLISCRMPDSPDDMSKGIAIGSGIHIDEHTHIEATRYPAGSDFMGLLFTAMARGKPGWTRPFSWLKAMAKVVAANPRRALKFQLPWGFAKETIIFLCMQTADGHLNMTLKRLWYWPLRKALVTEGKRIPTFIPEANDFVTRGAEAIGAIPGSSIPEILFNIPTTAHCMGGAAMAASPEEGVCDGQNRVFHYRNMLICDSSMLAANLGVNPSLTITALAEHAMSHIPRKE; the protein is encoded by the coding sequence ATGTCAGACACCGATCGCCATGCCAATGACACCGCGCAGCAGACACACGCCCATAAGCACGAGCATAAGCACGGCCATAAGCACGAGCATGACTACGACTACCTCATCGTGGGCTCGGGCTTTGGCGGCTCGGTATGCGCGCATCGCCTGACCGAGAAAGGCTATCGCGTGGCGGTCATGGAACAAGGCAAGCGCTGGACACCGGACAACATGCCCCGCTCCAACTGGCGGCTGAGTCGCTGGCTGTGGCGGCCGATGCTAGGCCTGCGCGGTTTCTTCACCATGAGCTTTTTCCGCCATGTCATCGTGCTGCATGGCAACGCGGTGGGCGGCGGCTCCATCACCTATGCGCAGACGCTGCTGGTGCCGCCCGACAAGGCGTGGGACAACGGCCAGTGGGCGGGGCTCAACGACTGGCATGCGGTGATGCCGGCGCACTACGCCACGGCGAAGCAGATGCTCGGCGTGACCACCAATCGGATCATCGCGCCGGCGGATCACCACTTGAAACGCATGGCACAAGTCGCCGGCTGCGAAGACACCTGGTACCCCACCGAGGTCGGCATCTTCTTCGGCCCCGAGGGAGAAAGCGCCACGCCAGCCGCTGGTAGCGCGCATCCAGACCCCTACTTCGCTGGCGAAGGACCTGAACGAAAAATCTGCATCGGCTGCGGTGGCTGCATGATGGGCTGCCGACATGGCGCCAAGAACAGTCTCGACAAGAACTATCTGTATCTGGCCGAGAAGCACGGTGCCCAGGTGCACGCCAAGACCAAGGTGATCGATGTCGTGCCGCTCAATGGCAAGGCGGATGGGGCCGATGGCTATGCGGTGACGACGGTGCCCTCCACCTTCGCCGGCCTCTATCTTGGCTTGGGCAAGCGCCGCGTCACCTGTCAGTCCATCGTCTTCGCGGGCTCGTCGCTCGGCACCCAGGAGTTGCTGTTCCACCTCAAGGACAAGGGCTCATTGCCGAACCTCTCGAACGCGCTGGGCAAGCGGGTGCGCACCAATGCGGAATCGTTGATCAGCTGTCGCATGCCGGACAGTCCCGATGACATGTCCAAGGGCATCGCAATCGGCTCCGGCATTCATATCGATGAGCACACCCATATCGAAGCCACGCGCTATCCGGCGGGCTCCGACTTCATGGGGCTGCTGTTTACCGCGATGGCCAGGGGCAAGCCCGGCTGGACACGCCCCTTCTCGTGGCTCAAGGCCATGGCGAAGGTGGTGGCGGCCAATCCGCGCCGTGCGCTGAAATTCCAGCTGCCGTGGGGCTTCGCGAAGGAGACGATCATCTTTCTGTGCATGCAGACGGCGGATGGCCACCTCAACATGACACTGAAACGCCTGTGGTACTGGCCGCTGCGCAAGGCGCTGGTCACCGAGGGCAAGCGCATCCCCACCTTCATCCCCGAGGCGAATGATTTCGTCACGCGTGGCGCAGAGGCCATCGGCGCCATCCCCGGCAGCAGCATCCCCGAGATACTCTTCAACATCCCGACCACGGCGCACTGCATGGGCGGCGCGGCCATGGCGGCCTCCCCCGAGGAAGGCGTCTGCGATGGGCAAAATCGCGTCTTCCATTACCGCAACATGTTGATCTGTGACAGCTCGATGCTCGCCGCCAACCTGGGCGTCAATCCCAGCCTGACCATCACGGCACTGGCGGAACACGCGATGAGCCATATCCCGCGCAAGGAATGA
- a CDS encoding IS30 family transposase: MEYRQLTQTQRYQIHARYDLGMSQRQIGRELNLHSSTISREIRRNATANGYDPEQAQILSDHRRRTANKWTKRLPGMMAAVAGRLREEWSPQQISGFMAPLAGVSVSHQWIYSLIWDDKARGGDLWRHLRQPKRRNKHRTHAKSAGLGKIPNRVGIEHRPDEIDDRRFIGHWEGDTVIQGHKQSGLVTLVERRSGYLLAARLPKISAELTQAAMIRLLKPRRGAVQTITLDNGSEFAGHEAVAKAVTAAMYFCDPYCSGQRGTNENTNGLIRQYFPKGTDFRQVSNAELRKVVEKLNDRPRKRLGYRTPAQVFLGEYSGGLDTAGAALIA, from the coding sequence ATGGAATACCGACAGCTGACCCAGACCCAACGATATCAGATCCACGCCCGTTATGACTTGGGCATGAGCCAGCGCCAGATCGGCAGGGAGCTGAACCTCCACAGCAGCACGATCAGCCGTGAAATTCGCCGTAACGCCACCGCTAATGGCTATGATCCCGAGCAGGCTCAGATACTCAGTGATCATCGGCGCCGCACTGCTAACAAGTGGACAAAGCGCCTTCCAGGCATGATGGCCGCCGTTGCCGGTCGGCTACGTGAGGAGTGGAGCCCACAGCAAATCAGTGGCTTCATGGCGCCCTTGGCTGGCGTTAGTGTCAGTCATCAATGGATCTACTCCTTGATCTGGGACGACAAGGCACGGGGTGGTGACCTTTGGCGGCATCTCCGTCAGCCTAAACGCCGCAATAAGCACCGCACGCACGCCAAGAGCGCCGGGTTGGGCAAGATCCCCAATCGAGTCGGTATCGAGCACCGCCCAGATGAGATTGATGACCGGCGCTTCATCGGCCACTGGGAGGGCGATACCGTGATACAGGGGCACAAGCAATCAGGCCTTGTCACGCTGGTCGAGCGTCGCAGTGGCTATTTACTGGCGGCACGATTGCCCAAGATCTCGGCCGAGTTGACACAAGCAGCCATGATCCGCTTGTTGAAGCCGCGTCGGGGAGCGGTCCAGACGATCACACTGGACAATGGATCGGAATTCGCTGGCCACGAAGCGGTGGCCAAGGCCGTGACGGCGGCGATGTACTTCTGCGATCCCTACTGCTCTGGACAGCGTGGGACCAACGAGAATACGAATGGCCTGATACGGCAGTACTTCCCCAAAGGAACGGATTTTCGTCAGGTCAGCAATGCAGAGCTACGCAAGGTGGTCGAAAAGCTGAATGACCGTCCTCGAAAGCGACTCGGCTACCGGACACCGGCGCAGGTGTTTCTAGGGGAATACTCAGGTGGGCTGGATACTGCAGGTGCTGCGCTTATTGCTTGA
- a CDS encoding glutaredoxin family protein → MKRVSLFSMANCPHCKTAKQYLEQQKIGFRLVDVRSPAGQKEFAKTGFRSVPVLKIGDQFLKGFSVKGFNQLYKG, encoded by the coding sequence ATGAAACGGGTGTCACTCTTCAGCATGGCGAACTGCCCGCACTGCAAGACAGCCAAGCAGTATCTGGAGCAGCAGAAGATCGGCTTCCGCCTGGTGGATGTCCGCTCCCCCGCGGGACAGAAGGAATTCGCCAAGACAGGCTTTCGCAGCGTACCTGTCCTGAAAATTGGCGATCAGTTCTTGAAGGGATTCAGTGTCAAAGGCTTCAATCAGTTGTACAAAGGTTAG
- a CDS encoding GntR family transcriptional regulator — MIKMSHTQRLRDLLEDAIVEGRFPPGTKLDPEALGREYQCSRTPIREALQQLAASGMVKVVPKRGTFVTQLGVSELVERFEVMAELEAMCGRLAARRITPQELSELKDAHAACRERLEADDANGYYYENGLFHHCLYRASHNAFLTEEATRLHAILKPYRRLQLHVRHRMYSSYAEHEAIVAAIEAGDAAAAEQALKDHVHIQGERFTDLVANIERLHEVE, encoded by the coding sequence ATGATCAAGATGTCCCACACCCAGCGCCTTCGCGATCTGCTCGAAGATGCCATCGTCGAAGGGCGCTTCCCGCCGGGCACTAAGCTCGATCCCGAAGCGCTGGGGCGCGAGTACCAATGCTCACGCACGCCGATCCGCGAGGCGCTGCAGCAGTTGGCCGCCTCCGGCATGGTGAAGGTGGTGCCCAAGCGCGGCACCTTCGTGACGCAGCTGGGCGTCTCGGAGCTGGTGGAACGCTTTGAAGTCATGGCAGAACTGGAAGCCATGTGTGGTCGGCTCGCCGCTCGGCGCATCACCCCGCAGGAGCTTTCTGAACTCAAGGACGCCCACGCCGCCTGCCGTGAACGCCTGGAAGCCGACGACGCCAATGGTTACTACTACGAGAACGGCCTCTTTCATCACTGTCTCTACCGCGCCAGCCACAACGCCTTCCTCACCGAAGAAGCCACGCGCCTGCACGCCATCCTCAAGCCTTACCGCCGCCTGCAACTTCACGTCCGCCACCGCATGTACAGCTCCTACGCCGAGCACGAAGCCATCGTCGCCGCCATCGAAGCCGGCGACGCCGCTGCTGCAGAACAGGCGCTGAAGGATCACGTGCATATCCAGGGGGAGAGGTTTACGGATCTAGTGGCGAACATTGAGCGGTTACATGAGGTTGAGTAA
- a CDS encoding NAD-dependent succinate-semialdehyde dehydrogenase — MSRSALPISDFLKRYVNSETSSDVFVPALIGTEHRETGTTFNVTNPATGEQLARVAEVSADDTRDAVAAAEAAGNAWKKVPVKERSALLRRWFDLVLAHREDLAQLMTLEQGKPMAESRGEVTYGASFIEFFAEEAKRMAGETLPSHGADKRLMVLREPIGVVAAITPWNFPLAMITRKCAPAIAAGCAVVIKPAEATPLTALALADLALEAGLPKGLISVVTAMKPIAIGEVLTTDPRIRKVSFTGSTPVGKTLMAQCASTVKKTAMELGGNAPFIVFDDADLDAAVDGAIASKFRNAGQTCVCTNRFLVQDGVYDAFVEKLAARVESMQVGDGLVEGNTIGPLINDAAVSKVQSHVDDAVSKGARLVTGGKKHALGHSFFEPTVLADVTTDMVVAEEETFGPLAPVFRFGKDEEAIAMANDTPFGLAAYFYANDYRRIWHTLEALEYGMVGVNEGLISTELAPFGGIKESGLGREGSHHGLEEFTELKYVCIGGL; from the coding sequence ATGTCCCGTTCCGCCCTCCCGATCAGCGACTTCCTGAAGCGCTACGTCAACTCGGAAACCAGCAGCGACGTCTTCGTCCCGGCGCTGATCGGTACCGAGCACCGCGAGACCGGCACCACCTTCAACGTGACCAATCCCGCCACCGGCGAGCAGCTGGCGCGTGTCGCCGAGGTCAGCGCCGATGACACCCGTGACGCCGTCGCCGCGGCCGAGGCCGCCGGCAACGCCTGGAAGAAGGTGCCGGTGAAGGAGCGTTCCGCACTGCTGCGTCGCTGGTTCGATCTGGTGCTGGCGCACCGGGAAGACCTCGCCCAGCTGATGACGCTGGAACAGGGCAAGCCGATGGCGGAGTCGCGTGGCGAGGTGACCTACGGTGCCTCCTTCATCGAATTCTTCGCCGAAGAAGCCAAGCGCATGGCCGGCGAGACCCTGCCGTCCCACGGCGCCGACAAGCGCCTGATGGTGCTGCGCGAGCCGATCGGAGTGGTAGCCGCGATCACGCCGTGGAACTTCCCGTTGGCGATGATCACCCGCAAGTGCGCCCCGGCGATCGCCGCAGGCTGCGCGGTAGTCATCAAGCCGGCCGAAGCCACGCCGCTGACCGCACTGGCCTTGGCGGACTTGGCGCTGGAAGCCGGCTTGCCGAAGGGCCTGATCAGTGTCGTCACCGCCATGAAGCCGATCGCCATCGGGGAAGTGCTGACCACCGATCCGCGCATCCGCAAGGTGTCCTTCACTGGCTCCACCCCGGTGGGCAAGACGTTGATGGCGCAGTGTGCCTCCACCGTCAAGAAGACCGCGATGGAACTGGGCGGCAACGCACCCTTCATCGTCTTCGATGATGCCGACCTGGATGCGGCCGTCGATGGCGCCATCGCCTCCAAGTTCCGCAACGCCGGCCAGACCTGCGTGTGCACCAACCGCTTCCTCGTCCAGGACGGTGTCTACGACGCCTTCGTCGAGAAGCTCGCGGCACGTGTAGAGAGCATGCAGGTCGGTGATGGCCTGGTCGAAGGCAACACCATCGGCCCGCTGATCAATGACGCGGCGGTCAGCAAGGTGCAGAGCCACGTCGATGATGCCGTGAGCAAGGGCGCGCGCCTGGTCACCGGCGGCAAGAAGCACGCTCTCGGTCACAGCTTCTTCGAGCCGACCGTGCTGGCCGATGTCACCACCGACATGGTCGTCGCGGAGGAAGAAACCTTCGGCCCGCTGGCGCCGGTGTTCCGCTTTGGCAAGGACGAGGAAGCCATCGCGATGGCCAACGACACCCCGTTCGGGCTGGCCGCGTATTTCTACGCCAACGATTACCGTCGTATCTGGCACACGCTGGAAGCGCTGGAATACGGCATGGTCGGCGTCAATGAAGGCCTGATCTCCACCGAACTCGCCCCCTTCGGTGGCATCAAGGAATCCGGTCTGGGTCGCGAAGGCTCGCACCACGGTCTGGAAGAGTTCACCGAGCTGAAGTACGTCTGCATCGGCGGCCTCTGA
- the rihA gene encoding pyrimidine-specific ribonucleoside hydrolase RihA translates to MPRPTILDCDPGHDDAISLILALSSDALDVLAVTTSAGNQTPDKTLNNALRVLTLLGRHDIPVAGGAPKPLARELIIADNVHGESGLDGPELPEPGFAPVTQSAIELMAEKVRACEQKVTLVPSGPLTNIALFLAAYPELHSRIDSIVLMGGAAGVGNWTPAAEFNIFVDPEAADMVFKSGLPIVMCGLDVTHQAQIMDEDIARIRTIDNPVAQCVAELLDFFMIYHRDPKWGFNGAPLHDPCTIAWLLAPELFTAVDCWVGVETQGEHTQGMTVVDRYQLTGKPHNARVLFDIDRQGFVDLLVRQLAQHSPR, encoded by the coding sequence ATGCCGCGCCCCACCATTCTCGATTGCGATCCCGGCCACGACGATGCCATCTCGCTGATTCTGGCCCTCAGCTCAGACGCGCTCGACGTCCTGGCCGTCACCACCAGCGCCGGCAATCAGACGCCCGACAAGACGCTCAACAACGCATTGCGGGTGCTCACCCTGCTGGGCCGCCACGATATCCCGGTGGCGGGCGGTGCGCCCAAGCCATTGGCGCGTGAGCTGATCATCGCCGACAACGTGCATGGCGAAAGTGGCCTGGATGGCCCTGAATTGCCAGAGCCCGGCTTTGCCCCTGTCACCCAGAGCGCCATCGAGCTGATGGCCGAGAAGGTCCGCGCCTGTGAGCAGAAGGTCACGCTGGTGCCCTCCGGCCCGCTGACCAATATCGCGCTGTTTCTTGCCGCCTACCCTGAGCTGCACTCACGCATCGACAGCATCGTGCTGATGGGCGGCGCGGCCGGTGTCGGCAACTGGACGCCCGCCGCCGAATTCAACATCTTCGTCGACCCCGAAGCCGCCGACATGGTGTTCAAGTCCGGCCTGCCCATCGTCATGTGCGGGCTGGATGTCACCCATCAGGCGCAGATCATGGATGAGGACATCGCGCGCATCCGCACCATCGACAATCCCGTCGCCCAGTGTGTCGCCGAGCTGCTCGACTTCTTCATGATCTACCATCGCGATCCGAAGTGGGGCTTCAACGGCGCGCCATTGCATGATCCCTGCACCATCGCCTGGCTGCTGGCGCCTGAGCTATTCACCGCTGTCGATTGCTGGGTCGGCGTCGAGACGCAGGGCGAGCATACCCAGGGCATGACGGTGGTGGACCGCTATCAGCTCACCGGCAAGCCGCACAACGCCAGAGTGCTGTTCGATATCGACCGCCAGGGCTTCGTTGATCTGCTCGTCCGGCAGCTGGCGCAGCATTCCCCCCGCTAG
- the gabT gene encoding 4-aminobutyrate--2-oxoglutarate transaminase: MSNEQLDVLKHKYVAKGAVTATPQFADTALNAEIWDADGNRWIDFAGGIGVLNLGHRHPKVVAAVKAQLDKVMHTAAGVISYAPYVQLSQKLAELTPVRGPERKTLLVNSGAEAVENAIKIARAATGRSGVITFDGAFHGRTMMTLAMTGKVLPYKNDFGPMPGDIFRAPYPNPIHGISEEQSLNAIRTLFKTDIAPHRTAAIVIEPVQGEGGFYIASPSFLTALRELCDEHGILLIADEVQSGFARTGKLFAMEHSGVEADIMTMAKSLANGMPLSAVVGTAEVMDSSGPGSLGGTYSGNPLSCAAALAVIDVIREENILERSTQMGEQLAARFAKWEERFAHVAHSRNQGSMAAFELVDADGKPDPAATAAVCAKAKELGLILLSCGFYSNSIRVLVPLTVESEVLEEGLDIVEKALESLA, from the coding sequence CTGAGCAACGAACAACTCGACGTCCTCAAGCACAAGTACGTCGCCAAGGGTGCCGTCACCGCCACACCACAGTTCGCCGATACCGCACTGAACGCGGAAATCTGGGACGCGGATGGCAATCGCTGGATCGACTTCGCGGGCGGTATCGGTGTACTCAACCTGGGTCATCGTCATCCGAAGGTCGTCGCCGCCGTCAAGGCGCAGCTCGACAAGGTCATGCACACTGCCGCGGGCGTCATCTCCTACGCGCCGTATGTGCAACTGAGCCAGAAGCTGGCCGAGCTGACGCCGGTACGTGGCCCGGAACGCAAGACCCTGCTGGTCAACTCCGGCGCGGAAGCGGTCGAGAACGCCATCAAGATCGCGCGTGCCGCCACCGGACGCAGCGGCGTCATCACCTTCGACGGCGCCTTCCACGGCCGCACCATGATGACCCTGGCGATGACCGGCAAGGTGCTGCCGTACAAGAACGACTTCGGCCCGATGCCGGGTGACATCTTCCGTGCGCCCTACCCGAACCCGATTCACGGCATCAGCGAAGAGCAGTCCCTGAACGCCATCCGCACCCTGTTCAAGACTGACATCGCACCGCATCGTACTGCGGCCATCGTCATCGAGCCGGTACAGGGCGAAGGCGGCTTCTACATCGCCTCACCCAGCTTCCTGACCGCCCTGCGTGAGCTGTGTGACGAGCACGGCATCCTGCTGATCGCCGATGAAGTGCAGTCCGGCTTCGCACGTACCGGCAAGCTGTTCGCGATGGAACACAGTGGCGTCGAAGCCGACATCATGACCATGGCCAAGAGTCTGGCCAACGGCATGCCGCTGTCGGCCGTCGTCGGTACCGCCGAGGTGATGGACTCCTCCGGTCCGGGGTCGCTGGGCGGCACCTACAGCGGCAACCCGCTGTCCTGCGCCGCGGCCCTGGCCGTGATCGACGTCATTCGCGAAGAGAACATCCTGGAGCGCAGCACCCAGATGGGCGAGCAACTGGCCGCGCGTTTCGCCAAGTGGGAAGAACGCTTCGCGCATGTCGCGCACTCACGCAACCAGGGCTCCATGGCGGCCTTCGAGCTGGTGGACGCCGATGGCAAGCCAGACCCCGCCGCAACGGCGGCCGTGTGTGCCAAAGCCAAGGAGCTGGGACTGATCCTGCTGTCCTGTGGCTTCTACTCCAACTCCATCCGCGTGCTGGTGCCGTTGACGGTCGAGTCTGAAGTGCTGGAAGAAGGTCTCGACATCGTCGAGAAGGCGCTGGAAAGCCTCGCCTGA
- the mmuM gene encoding homocysteine S-methyltransferase, with translation MPADATRNPLSAITARKPFMIVDGALATELERAGFDLNDSLWSAKVLADNPQAIVDVHRAYFEAGADVATTASYQATLEGLMARNLSETQASALIQRSVTLAAQARSDYMAAHPERLECPPLVAASVGPYGAWLADGSEYRGGYALDRAGLRDFHRARLATLLDAKPDILAVETLPCAEEAQAVCDLLRDDFPTARAWIAFSARNATELSDGTPIREAVRAIADCEQVVAIGVNCTALEHIESLVREIRGETDKDIVIYPNSGEVYDPVTKTWSAACAVSDADGHGSEHGYEHDHDLAGWTPRWLAAGATAIGGCCRTGPDDIRALADLRKALS, from the coding sequence ATGCCCGCTGATGCCACCCGCAATCCGCTGAGCGCCATCACCGCGCGAAAGCCCTTCATGATCGTCGATGGCGCCCTGGCCACAGAGCTTGAGCGTGCCGGGTTCGATCTCAACGACTCGCTGTGGTCAGCCAAGGTGCTCGCCGATAATCCGCAGGCGATCGTCGATGTCCACCGCGCCTACTTCGAGGCCGGTGCCGATGTCGCCACCACGGCCAGCTACCAGGCAACGCTTGAGGGCCTGATGGCACGCAATCTGAGCGAGACCCAAGCCAGCGCGCTGATCCAGCGCTCAGTGACCCTGGCCGCGCAGGCCCGCAGCGACTATATGGCCGCCCATCCGGAGCGCCTGGAATGCCCACCGCTGGTCGCGGCCTCCGTCGGCCCCTATGGCGCCTGGCTCGCCGATGGCAGCGAATACCGTGGCGGCTACGCGCTGGACCGCGCCGGCCTGCGCGACTTCCACCGTGCCCGCCTCGCCACGCTGCTCGATGCCAAACCCGACATTCTCGCCGTCGAGACGCTGCCCTGTGCCGAGGAAGCCCAGGCCGTGTGTGACCTGCTGCGCGATGACTTCCCCACGGCGCGTGCCTGGATCGCCTTCAGTGCGCGCAACGCCACCGAATTGAGCGACGGCACGCCGATCCGAGAGGCCGTACGCGCTATCGCCGACTGCGAGCAGGTGGTCGCCATCGGCGTCAACTGCACCGCGCTCGAGCACATCGAATCGCTGGTGCGCGAGATTCGCGGCGAGACAGATAAAGACATCGTCATCTACCCGAACTCCGGTGAGGTCTATGACCCGGTCACCAAGACCTGGTCCGCCGCCTGCGCCGTCTCAGATGCCGATGGCCATGGCTCTGAGCATGGCTATGAACACGACCACGACCTCGCCGGCTGGACACCACGCTGGCTGGCCGCCGGCGCCACGGCCATCGGTGGCTGCTGCCGCACCGGCCCGGACGACATCCGCGCCCTGGCGGATCTGCGCAAGGCGCTGAGTTGA
- a CDS encoding amino acid permease produces the protein MSDSNATDFKRSMQQRHLVMLSLGGVIGTGLFLSSGYTIQQAGPAGAVLAYLIGGLVVYLVMMCLGELAVHHPEPGAFSAHATLYLGPATGYTVAWLYWLTWAVALGSEFTASAVFMGRWFPGVEPWIWCAIFSLIVFGMNIVSARFFAESEFWLSLIKVAAVIVFIAVGAAAMFGFTPLAGNVEAPGVTRILQEGVFDHGVMPILMTLLAVSFAFSGTELIGIAAGESENPEKNVPLAIRATLWRLILFFIGTIIVIATLLPQDSAGLKESPFVAVFQLTGIPYAADIMNFVIITALLSAANSGLYAASRMLWTLADQKTLPRVFSRVNQRGIPVPALLITMLGGLLSLLSSVYAEDTLYLALVSISGLAVVLVWMAIAASQFSFRRQWRKAGHSASELTYRAPLYPVVPIAAFLFCALACIGIAFDPNQRIALYFGVPFVALCYLVHYLTHRTSADAANSANPTPQEAFDAR, from the coding sequence ATGTCTGACAGCAACGCCACCGACTTCAAACGCAGCATGCAGCAGCGCCATCTGGTGATGTTGTCACTGGGCGGTGTCATTGGCACCGGCCTGTTTCTCAGCTCCGGCTATACCATCCAGCAGGCGGGCCCGGCGGGTGCGGTACTCGCCTATCTGATCGGCGGCCTGGTGGTCTATCTGGTGATGATGTGTCTCGGCGAACTGGCCGTGCATCACCCGGAACCCGGTGCCTTCAGCGCCCACGCCACTCTTTATCTGGGTCCTGCCACCGGCTATACCGTGGCCTGGCTCTACTGGCTGACCTGGGCCGTGGCGCTGGGGTCGGAATTCACCGCCTCCGCCGTGTTCATGGGACGCTGGTTCCCCGGTGTCGAACCGTGGATCTGGTGCGCCATCTTCTCGCTGATCGTGTTCGGCATGAACATCGTCTCGGCGCGCTTCTTCGCCGAGTCCGAATTCTGGCTGTCGCTGATCAAGGTCGCCGCGGTGATCGTGTTCATCGCGGTAGGGGCCGCGGCCATGTTCGGCTTCACGCCCCTGGCGGGTAACGTCGAGGCGCCGGGCGTCACGCGTATCCTGCAGGAGGGGGTGTTCGATCACGGCGTGATGCCGATTCTGATGACGCTGCTGGCCGTCAGCTTCGCCTTCTCCGGCACCGAGCTGATCGGCATTGCCGCCGGCGAAAGCGAGAATCCCGAGAAGAACGTGCCGCTGGCGATTCGCGCCACCCTGTGGCGGCTGATCCTCTTCTTCATCGGCACCATCATCGTCATCGCCACCCTGTTGCCGCAGGACAGCGCCGGCCTCAAGGAAAGCCCCTTCGTAGCGGTCTTCCAGCTCACCGGCATTCCGTACGCAGCGGATATCATGAACTTCGTGATCATCACCGCGCTGCTGTCGGCGGCCAATTCCGGCCTCTACGCCGCCTCGCGCATGCTGTGGACCCTGGCGGACCAGAAGACGCTGCCGCGCGTGTTCAGCCGCGTCAATCAGCGCGGCATTCCGGTGCCCGCACTGCTGATCACCATGCTCGGCGGCCTGCTGTCGCTGCTCTCCAGCGTGTATGCCGAGGACACACTCTATCTGGCGCTGGTGTCGATTTCCGGGCTGGCCGTGGTGCTGGTGTGGATGGCGATCGCCGCCAGTCAGTTCAGCTTCCGCCGCCAGTGGCGGAAGGCCGGCCATAGTGCCAGCGAGCTGACCTACCGCGCGCCGCTGTATCCCGTCGTGCCGATTGCCGCCTTCCTGTTCTGCGCGCTGGCCTGCATCGGCATCGCCTTTGACCCCAACCAGCGCATCGCGCTCTACTTCGGCGTGCCCTTCGTGGCGCTGTGCTATCTGGTGCACTATCTGACCCATCGCACGTCTGCTGACGCCGCGAATTCTGCCAACCCGACTCCGCAGGAGGCCTTCGATGCCCGCTGA
- a CDS encoding DsbA family oxidoreductase encodes MSQLDIQVAYDVVCPWCWIGKRHLDDAIAQLDFKDDVRVNYLPFQLNPWVPREGMARADYRAQKFGSVERGAELDAQVAQAGAQSGVTFRHALMERTPNSTDAQRIVWRQQSAGLAERPMLEALFSAYFHDGKDVGDRQVLAEIASQYDDDLSIEQALAFLDSDAGEQEVAAQQEALRNAGIQSVPSTIVGQYYVPGAQPVEVLVQMLNEARAQQAD; translated from the coding sequence ATGTCACAGCTCGATATCCAGGTCGCCTACGACGTGGTCTGCCCCTGGTGCTGGATCGGCAAGCGCCATCTCGATGACGCCATCGCGCAGCTCGACTTCAAGGATGATGTGCGCGTGAACTACCTGCCCTTCCAGCTCAATCCGTGGGTGCCACGTGAGGGCATGGCGCGCGCCGACTACCGCGCGCAGAAGTTCGGCAGTGTCGAGCGCGGTGCGGAGCTGGATGCCCAGGTGGCCCAGGCCGGCGCGCAGAGTGGCGTCACCTTCCGTCATGCTCTGATGGAGCGCACCCCCAACTCCACTGATGCCCAGCGTATCGTCTGGCGTCAGCAGTCAGCGGGCCTGGCTGAGCGCCCGATGCTGGAAGCCCTGTTCAGCGCCTACTTCCACGATGGCAAGGACGTGGGTGACCGGCAGGTGCTGGCCGAGATCGCAAGCCAGTACGATGACGACCTGAGCATCGAGCAGGCGCTGGCCTTCCTCGATTCCGACGCGGGCGAACAGGAAGTCGCCGCCCAGCAGGAAGCGCTGCGCAACGCCGGTATCCAGTCGGTGCCCAGCACCATCGTCGGCCAGTACTACGTGCCCGGCGCGCAACCGGTGGAAGTGCTGGTACAGATGCTCAACGAGGCGCGTGCCCAGCAGGCGGATTGA